GGTTACGGTCGGTTACGCGGTTACGGTGACGGTATACAAAACGCACGAATTGGTTCGGGGCCGAATAAGGGAAACGGTAAACCGTCACCGTAACCCCATCGAAGCCGGTGTCGGGACACCCGGCGGGCGACCATGGCTGCCGTATTCGCGACACCGGTCAGCGAAGGAGCAGCCTGAACGTCGTTCCTCTTCGTTGTTGTCACCGGGTGTCGTGCCCTCAGGCGTCCGCGCGTGGCGGCATTTCTTCCTGCGGTGTATCGCGCAGGTGCAGGTCCATCTGCGGAAACGGAATCTCGATGCCTTCCGCGTCGAAACGCAGCTTGATCTTCTCGATCATGTCGCAGCGCGTGTTCCACCAGTCGCCACTGTTGGTCCAGCCACGCACCGCGAAATCCACCGAGCTGTCGCCGAGGTTGGTGCAATGCACCGTCTTGGCAGGGTCTTCGAGGAAGCGCGGCTCATTCGCGAGCAGGTCCAGCAACAGGTTCTTGGCCTTGAGCAGATCGGAGTTGTAGGAAATGCCGATCGTCAGATCAACGCGGCGGATCGGGCGAATGCTGAAGTTGGTGATGGTGTTGCCCCAGACCGAGGAATTCGGCAGCGTCACTTCCTGGCCGTCCGGAGACTTCAGCACGGTCACCACGATCTTGAGGTGTTCGACCACACCCATGGTGCCGCCGATCTGTACGAAGTCGCCGGCGCGGAACGGCCGGAACATGATCAACAGCACCCCGGAGGCGAACGAGGACAGCTGCCCCTGCAAGGCCAGGCCGACCGCCACCGCCATGCCGCCGAGCACCGCAGCCGCCGAGGTGGTATCGACGCCGAGCTTGCCGAGTGCCGCGATCACAACGATCGCCAGCGCAATGCCATACAGCACGTTGCCGACGAAATTGACGATCATCGGGTCCGATTCCTTGCGCGATATCACCTTGCGCACCAGGCGGACGATGAGCTTGGCGACCCAGCGGCCGATCACGAACGTCAACAGGGCGGCGATGACACGCCAGATCACCGGCAGCACGAAGGTCATCATGGTGTCGACATCGGTGAGCCTTTCTAGCAGAGCATCCACAACGACTCCTAAAGCTTTGGGGACAGGCCGGGCAGTGTAGTGGCGTATCCTCGATCCGCAAATTGCATTGCGGGCAAGGCAATAAGGGGTCGGAGTGAATAAAATGGCTCTTGTGCCGTTGCATGAGGTAGGAAGGGGGTAGCCGTCCGGCATAAGGGCCTGTAAAAACGAGTGTTCTTGAACATTTCGAGTACA
This genomic interval from Banduia mediterranea contains the following:
- a CDS encoding mechanosensitive ion channel family protein yields the protein MDALLERLTDVDTMMTFVLPVIWRVIAALLTFVIGRWVAKLIVRLVRKVISRKESDPMIVNFVGNVLYGIALAIVVIAALGKLGVDTTSAAAVLGGMAVAVGLALQGQLSSFASGVLLIMFRPFRAGDFVQIGGTMGVVEHLKIVVTVLKSPDGQEVTLPNSSVWGNTITNFSIRPIRRVDLTIGISYNSDLLKAKNLLLDLLANEPRFLEDPAKTVHCTNLGDSSVDFAVRGWTNSGDWWNTRCDMIEKIKLRFDAEGIEIPFPQMDLHLRDTPQEEMPPRADA